A region from the Nesterenkonia lacusekhoensis genome encodes:
- a CDS encoding restriction endonuclease subunit S, translated as MAQEVTVGYVGSMASEYVDDGVPFLRSLNVRPHRVSVDDIRYISPGFHQRIAKSALAPGDVVTVRTGKPGATAVVPEWLPVANCSDLVVTRPGPSLDSRWLSYYINGAANAYVSSRLVGAVQQHFNVGAAKELMLNLPPLEEQREIAATLGALDDKIESNRRVVDTAAQLAVTLLLVQDATGLAEKVRVGDVAELNKGLSYKGAGLTSSDDSSALPLINLKSFSTGPLMNRDGLKYYRGEYKDRHIVRSGDLMVANTDLTQAREILGRSFLVPTELEGAIHTHHTSVLRFLDRPELRYVFWAQSRTQEFRDRAEGYATGTTVSALPPVAVLDYELEVPVNLAAKRGQVEALLERVWQIEREIDSLTRLREALLPELLSGRIRVPEAAEAVEEAVS; from the coding sequence GTGGCTCAGGAAGTCACGGTCGGGTACGTCGGGTCGATGGCCTCAGAATACGTTGATGACGGAGTGCCGTTTCTTCGCTCGTTGAACGTGCGGCCGCATAGAGTCTCCGTTGACGACATCCGCTACATTTCGCCCGGTTTCCACCAGAGGATCGCCAAGTCCGCGCTGGCTCCAGGCGATGTTGTCACCGTTCGCACCGGGAAACCTGGGGCGACCGCCGTTGTGCCAGAGTGGCTTCCGGTTGCGAACTGTTCTGACCTCGTCGTTACTAGGCCAGGCCCCTCTCTGGATTCTCGGTGGCTCAGTTACTACATCAACGGAGCCGCGAACGCGTACGTGTCTTCTCGGCTCGTCGGAGCAGTTCAACAACATTTCAATGTGGGGGCCGCCAAAGAGCTGATGCTGAATCTTCCGCCGCTTGAGGAGCAACGGGAGATCGCGGCGACGCTTGGGGCGCTGGACGACAAGATCGAATCCAACCGAAGGGTCGTCGATACTGCTGCCCAACTCGCCGTGACCTTACTGTTGGTGCAGGACGCTACCGGCCTGGCTGAAAAGGTGCGAGTGGGCGACGTGGCCGAGTTGAACAAGGGGCTCTCGTATAAGGGCGCTGGGCTTACCTCGTCCGATGACTCTTCTGCCCTTCCTCTTATCAACCTCAAGAGTTTTTCGACTGGGCCACTGATGAACCGGGACGGATTGAAGTATTACCGGGGTGAGTACAAGGACCGTCACATCGTTCGGAGCGGAGATCTGATGGTCGCGAACACCGACCTTACCCAGGCACGCGAAATACTTGGCCGCTCCTTCCTGGTCCCCACTGAGCTTGAGGGGGCGATTCACACGCACCATACATCTGTTCTGCGGTTCCTGGACCGACCTGAACTGAGATACGTCTTCTGGGCCCAGTCGCGTACTCAGGAGTTTCGCGACCGAGCTGAGGGATACGCGACAGGTACCACAGTGTCGGCGCTCCCCCCGGTGGCAGTTCTGGACTACGAGCTTGAAGTCCCGGTCAATCTGGCGGCTAAGCGGGGCCAAGTGGAAGCTCTCTTGGAGCGGGTCTGGCAGATTGAACGTGAGATTGACAGCCTCACTCGCCTCAGGGAGGCATTGCTGCCAGAACTCCTGTCCGGGCGGATCCGGGTTCCGGAGGCGGCTGAAGCAGTGGAGGAGGCTGTCTCATGA